The following are encoded in a window of Candidatus Baltobacteraceae bacterium genomic DNA:
- the lgt gene encoding prolipoprotein diacylglyceryl transferase: protein MQHWFTYPNIDPIAIHLGPLQIHWYGISYLVGFIAVYLWMSRPAGRLRLGLTKDQIQDFLFYALVGVLVGGRTFFVINDIISKHDASYYTQNPLNFIAVWNGGMAFHGGVVGVIVALLLFLRKHPGLSYRILGDEIVMLLPIGITLTRLVNFINDELWGDICRPDHPWCIVFPAKPDGFRHPAQLYEAVLDLITLPILFLIYRRRPSDGVVAWSWFTIYGITRSVAEIWRQADFSWHGITGGQLYALPMIVIGIIGIVVCTRRGARTVVLPQAGRS from the coding sequence TTGCAGCACTGGTTCACCTATCCGAATATCGATCCGATCGCGATCCACTTGGGACCCCTGCAGATCCACTGGTACGGTATCTCGTACTTGGTTGGGTTCATCGCGGTCTACCTTTGGATGAGCCGGCCGGCCGGCCGGTTGCGGCTGGGCCTGACCAAAGATCAGATTCAAGATTTCTTATTCTACGCACTGGTGGGCGTTTTGGTTGGCGGTCGCACGTTTTTTGTGATCAACGACATCATCAGCAAACACGACGCGAGCTACTACACGCAAAACCCGCTGAATTTCATCGCGGTCTGGAACGGCGGGATGGCGTTCCACGGCGGCGTCGTCGGCGTGATCGTGGCGCTGCTGCTCTTTTTACGCAAGCATCCGGGCTTGAGCTATCGCATCCTGGGCGACGAGATCGTGATGCTCTTGCCCATCGGTATCACGCTCACGCGCCTCGTCAACTTCATCAACGACGAGCTGTGGGGCGATATTTGCCGCCCGGACCATCCGTGGTGCATCGTCTTCCCGGCGAAGCCCGACGGTTTTCGCCACCCGGCGCAGCTCTACGAAGCGGTGCTCGATCTCATTACGCTGCCGATTCTCTTTCTGATCTACCGGCGCCGGCCGTCGGACGGCGTGGTCGCCTGGTCGTGGTTCACGATCTACGGCATCACGCGCTCCGTCGCGGAGATCTGGCGCCAGGCCGACTTCTCGTGGCACGGCATAACCGGTGGCCAGCTCTACGCGCTGCCGATGATCGTGATCGGCATCATCGGCATCGTCGTCTGCACGCGCCGGGGTGCCCGAACCGTCGTCCTCCCGCAGGCAGGCCGCTCCTGA
- the leuB gene encoding 3-isopropylmalate dehydrogenase: MPIVAVLPGDGIGPEVTRAAVRILRAVRPDLDCVETPVGAAALRAGEPALPDRARELCERSAGILFGAVGLPEYDGKPLPERPEYALFVLRRDYELYANIRPVKVFAGLEHASSLRPELVENLDLVVIRELTGGIYFGKPKEQRVGADGIEEAVDTMIYRAPEVERIARVAFELARKRRKHVTSVDKQNILETSRLWRRVVERVAKEYPDVALAHLLVDNAAMQLVRRPRDFDVLLTENMFGDILSDEAAILTGSIGNLPSASLGTRGTPGKQFGLYEPISGSAPDIAGRGIANPTAAILSAAMLLRHSLDDETGAARIERAVEAAFAAGARTTELARGNEPSLTTEAFTQAVLATLSPLSS; encoded by the coding sequence GTGCCGATCGTAGCCGTACTGCCCGGCGATGGCATCGGGCCTGAAGTCACGCGCGCCGCCGTGCGCATCCTGCGCGCCGTTCGGCCGGACCTCGACTGCGTCGAAACGCCGGTCGGCGCGGCCGCCCTTCGCGCCGGCGAACCGGCACTTCCCGATCGAGCGCGCGAGCTCTGCGAACGCAGCGCGGGGATTCTCTTCGGCGCGGTCGGTTTACCGGAGTACGACGGGAAACCGCTTCCGGAGCGGCCCGAATACGCGCTCTTCGTGCTGCGCCGCGACTACGAGCTCTACGCGAACATCCGTCCGGTCAAAGTCTTTGCGGGGCTCGAGCACGCTTCGAGCCTGCGTCCCGAACTCGTCGAGAATCTCGACCTCGTCGTGATTCGCGAGTTGACCGGCGGCATCTATTTCGGTAAACCCAAAGAACAGCGCGTCGGCGCCGACGGAATTGAAGAAGCGGTCGACACGATGATCTACCGCGCGCCCGAAGTGGAACGTATCGCGCGCGTCGCCTTCGAGCTGGCCCGCAAACGTCGCAAACACGTTACGTCGGTCGACAAACAGAACATCTTGGAGACGTCGCGACTCTGGCGGCGCGTCGTCGAACGAGTAGCCAAAGAGTATCCCGACGTCGCGCTCGCCCACCTGCTCGTCGACAACGCGGCGATGCAGCTCGTTCGCCGCCCCCGCGACTTCGACGTACTGCTCACCGAGAACATGTTCGGCGACATCCTCTCCGACGAAGCGGCGATCCTCACCGGCTCGATCGGCAATCTCCCGAGCGCGAGTCTCGGCACGCGCGGTACCCCGGGCAAACAATTCGGTCTCTACGAACCGATTAGCGGTTCGGCACCCGATATCGCCGGCCGCGGCATCGCCAATCCCACCGCCGCGATCCTCTCGGCCGCCATGCTGCTGCGCCATTCGCTCGACGACGAAACCGGCGCCGCACGCATCGAACGCGCCGTAGAAGCCGCCTTCGCCGCCGGCGCCCGCACTACCGAACTAGCCCGCGGCAACGAACCCTCCCTAACCACCGAAGCCTTCACTCAAGCCGTCCTAGCCACCCTGTCCCCCCTGTCATCCTGA
- a CDS encoding cytochrome c biogenesis protein CcdA, which yields MGTTHLTVGIAFLAGLVSFVSPCVLPLVPAYLSFLTGTSLEELQAELSAQARARTILHSLAFILGFTLIFVGLGVTASALGGALRANQLLIARIGGVIVIVLGLQMMGVFKLRFLAMDKRVHAQPKERSYFASVLVGLAFAAGWSPCVGPVLSLILAFAAQTAHIADGAWLLFVYSMGLALPFFLTAVAIGIVLPALNRIKRFLPAIEFGAGTFLVLTGIVIFSNSFLRIAGWFYQFVPQPKL from the coding sequence GTGGGTACCACGCACCTAACCGTCGGGATCGCATTCCTGGCGGGCCTCGTTTCCTTTGTCTCTCCGTGCGTCCTCCCGCTGGTCCCGGCCTATCTCTCGTTTCTCACCGGCACGAGCCTCGAGGAGCTGCAAGCCGAACTCAGCGCGCAGGCCCGCGCGCGCACGATCCTGCACAGCCTGGCGTTCATCCTCGGCTTCACGCTGATCTTCGTCGGGCTGGGCGTCACCGCGAGCGCGCTCGGCGGGGCGCTGCGCGCCAACCAGCTGCTGATCGCCCGGATCGGCGGGGTCATCGTCATCGTGCTGGGCCTCCAGATGATGGGCGTCTTTAAGTTGCGCTTTCTAGCGATGGATAAGCGCGTCCACGCGCAGCCGAAGGAGCGCTCGTACTTCGCCTCGGTGCTCGTGGGCCTGGCGTTCGCGGCGGGCTGGTCGCCGTGCGTAGGCCCGGTGCTCTCGCTGATTCTGGCCTTCGCGGCGCAGACGGCGCACATCGCCGACGGCGCGTGGCTGCTCTTCGTGTACTCGATGGGACTGGCGCTCCCGTTCTTTCTCACCGCCGTCGCAATCGGCATCGTCCTGCCGGCACTCAATCGGATCAAGCGCTTCTTGCCGGCTATCGAGTTTGGCGCCGGAACGTTCTTGGTTCTCACCGGTATCGTGATTTTCTCAAACTCATTTCTTCGCATCGCAGGATGGTTCTATCAATTTGTCCCGCAGCCGAAACTCTGA
- a CDS encoding flagellar hook-basal body complex protein, with protein sequence MNRALYAAATGMAAQQQNLDVIANNLANADVIGFKGATAAFTELAAPGQIGLGTAQVGTHAIFAQGKLMKSGGPFDLAIDGNGFFAVVDAHGRKAYTRDGEFSRAPDGSLRNAQGWRLEGVHVPDDALSADVAPDGRVSVKTSRGTHAAGRVRLAEFAAPERLAPLGATLFAQTRDSGRARFERAGSPDGPTIKFGMLEQSNVSIVEAMMEILAAQRAYEANAKGVQAADEMLRIADNLQRS encoded by the coding sequence ATGAATCGCGCACTCTATGCGGCCGCAACCGGGATGGCGGCGCAACAACAGAACCTCGACGTCATCGCCAACAACCTTGCCAACGCCGACGTGATCGGATTCAAGGGCGCGACGGCGGCCTTCACGGAGCTCGCGGCGCCTGGCCAGATCGGGCTTGGAACCGCGCAGGTCGGCACGCATGCGATCTTCGCGCAAGGCAAGCTGATGAAGAGCGGGGGGCCGTTCGATCTGGCAATCGACGGCAACGGATTCTTCGCCGTCGTCGACGCGCACGGCCGGAAGGCCTATACGCGCGACGGCGAATTCTCGCGCGCGCCCGATGGATCGTTGCGTAACGCGCAAGGCTGGCGGCTCGAAGGCGTGCACGTTCCAGACGACGCGCTCTCGGCCGACGTTGCGCCGGACGGGCGAGTCTCCGTAAAGACGTCTCGAGGAACGCACGCCGCCGGACGCGTCCGCCTCGCGGAGTTCGCCGCACCCGAGCGGCTCGCACCGCTGGGCGCGACGCTCTTCGCGCAAACGCGCGATTCCGGCCGCGCGCGCTTCGAGCGCGCCGGCTCGCCGGACGGCCCGACAATTAAGTTCGGCATGCTCGAGCAATCGAACGTGTCGATCGTCGAAGCGATGATGGAGATCCTCGCGGCGCAGCGCGCCTACGAAGCCAACGCAAAAGGCGTGCAAGCGGCCGACGAAATGCTGCGCATCGCGGATAACTTGCAGCGATCGTAA
- a CDS encoding flagellar basal body rod C-terminal domain-containing protein gives MDGIGWAGSAMAAAKSRLDIATENLANSSSDGFERARARGLMTPRGVRIEAVKDLEQGALRRTGRPDDFAIVGGGYFIVRDAHGHLDRTRSGAFVRDRFGHLRDDAGRRFVDTHLAPGASVRRGFLESSNVNAIGEMIDVMTAQRSFESAQKTLSAIDQTRDKSANEVARLK, from the coding sequence ATGGATGGAATCGGATGGGCGGGCAGCGCCATGGCGGCTGCTAAATCGCGGCTCGATATCGCAACGGAAAACCTGGCGAATAGTTCGAGCGACGGCTTCGAGCGAGCACGGGCGCGGGGCCTGATGACGCCGCGCGGCGTGCGTATCGAGGCCGTCAAAGACTTGGAACAAGGAGCGCTGCGGCGCACGGGTCGGCCCGACGATTTCGCAATCGTCGGCGGTGGGTATTTTATCGTACGCGACGCGCACGGGCATCTCGATCGAACTCGGAGCGGGGCGTTCGTGCGCGACCGCTTCGGGCATCTGCGCGACGATGCGGGCCGGCGTTTCGTCGACACCCATCTGGCTCCGGGCGCGAGCGTGCGTCGAGGTTTTCTCGAAAGCTCCAACGTCAACGCGATCGGCGAAATGATCGACGTGATGACCGCGCAGCGCTCGTTTGAAAGCGCGCAAAAAACGCTCAGCGCGATCGACCAAACGCGCGACAAATCCGCAAACGAGGTGGCGCGCCTCAAATGA
- a CDS encoding DivIVA domain-containing protein, producing MQKITPVDIQHKTFKKALQGYDRTEVDQFLDEVIETLEDDAQHVAVLESEVADLKERISHFKAMEESLQNTLVLAQRTADEVKASAHKEADLIKEQARIAAERDIASYTDAAADARREHQRAHEAAEKAKSELRSLLTTHLSLLERPTTPAPPVVTTGDAATTVTDDTSRVEVQQPERITVY from the coding sequence ATGCAGAAAATCACGCCGGTCGACATTCAGCACAAAACCTTCAAGAAGGCGCTTCAAGGCTACGACCGCACCGAGGTCGATCAGTTCCTCGACGAAGTGATTGAAACGCTCGAAGACGACGCGCAGCACGTGGCCGTGCTCGAGTCGGAGGTGGCGGACCTCAAAGAACGCATCAGCCATTTCAAAGCGATGGAAGAGTCGCTGCAGAACACGCTCGTGCTCGCACAGCGAACGGCCGACGAAGTCAAAGCCTCCGCGCATAAAGAAGCCGACCTCATTAAAGAACAAGCTCGCATCGCGGCCGAGCGCGACATCGCTTCGTATACCGACGCCGCGGCCGACGCGCGCCGCGAACATCAACGCGCGCACGAAGCTGCCGAAAAAGCGAAGAGCGAACTGCGCAGCCTGCTGACGACGCACCTGTCGCTGCTCGAACGTCCCACCACGCCGGCACCGCCGGTCGTTACGACGGGCGACGCCGCGACCACCGTGACCGACGATACGTCGCGAGTCGAAGTCCAACAACCCGAGCGCATCACCGTCTATTAG
- the sepF gene encoding cell division protein SepF: MSMFRKIGSFFSMSDEDDGVYEEEATSSRVVPLTNAPRRGGTEVSVYSPRSFGDVTEIADALRNRQVVIVNLQNADRSLLQRVVDFTSGVAYTIDGKIQKLAEAIYLVVPSGVVVNAQGLRDSMMSDGSLDFMSNRG, from the coding sequence ATGAGCATGTTCAGAAAGATCGGCTCGTTCTTCTCGATGAGCGACGAAGACGACGGTGTGTACGAAGAAGAAGCCACCTCGTCGCGCGTCGTTCCGTTAACGAACGCTCCGCGCCGCGGCGGCACCGAGGTGAGCGTGTACTCGCCGCGATCGTTCGGCGATGTGACCGAGATCGCCGACGCGTTGCGAAATCGGCAAGTCGTAATCGTGAACTTACAGAATGCCGATCGTTCGCTGCTCCAGCGAGTCGTCGATTTCACGTCGGGCGTCGCCTACACGATCGATGGAAAGATTCAGAAACTCGCCGAGGCGATCTATCTCGTGGTCCCGTCGGGCGTCGTCGTCAACGCGCAGGGTCTGCGCGATTCGATGATGTCCGACGGCAGCCTCGACTTCATGTCGAACAGAGGATAA
- a CDS encoding YggS family pyridoxal phosphate-dependent enzyme, which produces MELDLRERYARLQADLADAARAAGRSPGEITIVAVTKKQPPEVIAAALAAGITDFGENYLQEARTKFPCHPEPVEGRVRKHFIGHVQTNKAKAIVQTFDVVQSVDRIEAGRALARAARDLGKTLPILIQLNVSPAERFGCPPEQAPALAEALRAEPGLLVAGVMAIGPLTADRDALERSFALAAKTFERVGGTILSIGMSGDWREAVRWGSTMIRVGTALFGQRPAAPLIGAKN; this is translated from the coding sequence ATGGAGCTCGATCTTCGCGAGCGCTATGCGCGGTTGCAAGCAGACTTAGCCGATGCGGCACGAGCGGCAGGCCGCTCGCCCGGCGAGATCACCATCGTCGCCGTCACCAAGAAGCAACCCCCCGAGGTCATCGCCGCCGCGCTAGCCGCCGGCATCACCGATTTCGGCGAGAACTACCTCCAAGAAGCCCGCACCAAATTCCCCTGTCATCCTGAGCCTGTCGAAGGGCGGGTGCGTAAGCACTTTATCGGGCACGTTCAGACCAACAAGGCGAAGGCGATCGTGCAGACGTTCGACGTGGTGCAGAGCGTGGATCGCATCGAGGCTGGGCGCGCGCTCGCCCGGGCGGCTCGCGATCTCGGCAAGACGCTGCCGATCCTCATTCAGCTCAACGTGTCGCCGGCCGAGCGCTTCGGTTGCCCGCCGGAGCAGGCGCCCGCACTGGCCGAGGCGCTGCGCGCGGAGCCGGGGTTGCTCGTTGCCGGCGTGATGGCGATCGGGCCGCTGACGGCGGATCGCGACGCGCTGGAGCGCTCGTTTGCGCTCGCCGCAAAGACCTTCGAGCGTGTAGGCGGAACCATCCTATCAATTGGTATGTCGGGCGATTGGCGCGAGGCCGTCCGGTGGGGTTCCACGATGATCCGGGTCGGCACCGCGTTGTTCGGACAACGACCTGCAGCGCCGTTAATCGGCGCGAAGAATTGA